Proteins from a single region of Hordeum vulgare subsp. vulgare chromosome 6H, MorexV3_pseudomolecules_assembly, whole genome shotgun sequence:
- the LOC123401906 gene encoding ATP-dependent RNA helicase DEAH13-like: protein MDEEEDSNALILPCKRKNKSQGKGKDGKKNKTKEDAKMSKTQLKKLQKLEEDKQKKALQAQSIETLQKHRIADDAYSLLHTSGSIGQAVTTKEKRRRAMQLSKAGLDVPEELSLFKKNTDQKEVAVPEKSEAAQETFPVKFVEAAKPYHPGSEPKNHESDAVKPNMGIGLSILKQKTEEVNDDADILTHQSILEQKTEEINDDDDISVHQTVRSSVPSCSDEETDLQDKEPQQGEAAVQECFNPPIVVHVSRPHEVEKARRDLPIIMMEQEIMEAIYENSVVILCGETGCGKTTQVPQFLYEAGFGTSNRADRKGMIGITQPRRVAVLATSKRVSYELGLKLGKEVGFQVRHDKKVGNKCSIKFMTDGILLREVQSDFLLKQYSVIILDEAHERSLNTDILIGMLSRVIKARKFVYADQQKQIRSGMKIDPADMVSQLKVVLMSATLQLKDFISNRRLFDVIPPAVEVPTRQFPVTVHFAKRTHDDYLAQAYKKVLSIHKSLPPGGILVFVTGQREVDYLCKKLQRASRRQIGKKPEMVGDEYGSRPEIDEKEIFEAYDIDRTEPGHQDGIFSSYGEDEMDDELNVSSSDAETESEMDTDSDEEDSVAHETTEEDGPVLSFLKGAESSSVLKASFKAISGQQETAEEASNATISEKPTSASRARLRVLPLYAMLPASQQLRVFHDIPEGERLVVVATNVAETSLTIPGITYVVDTGKEKVKNYDHATGMASYEVQWISKASASQRAGRAGRTGPGHCYRLYSGAAYSKDDLFPEFTEPEIKKMPVDGIVLMLKSMNIDKVENFPFPTPPNKESLVEAQRCLKILEAVDNQEKLTSMGKAMAQYPMSPRHSRLLLTIIKMLKSQEGCARSNLILGYATAAASALSYSNPFQVQGNTDRETNEDGPDPEHKDRHERKSQKKLKAMVREARKDFSIPSSDALTISHALRSFECSRNRVEFCRDYSLHLKTMEEMSKLRMQLLRLIFNHSKFCDEFAWNFGGSQDVEQAWGSETNKKPTLNEEEILGQGICAGWADRVAKKINTFSGLSKEDRKVRAARYQSCALNDIIYLNRSSSVAQIPPDYVVYSELLNTKRSYMYGVTSVKSGWLLKYASSLCTFSAPLEDPKPYYEPQNDQVYCYVSPIFSRHNWQLPLHSLPIKDSTCRVQIFAWALLKGDVLPCLRVVQKFLALSPSVVLGPASQRRVGDLLSRMSKKTIYSRAALRDAWNTDPDFLYPEIQAWIQDKYQSQLGAIWEQMHQEVRLEGRELFPKRFKKVKA from the exons atggacgaggaggaggatagCAACGCGCTGATCTTGCCCTGCAAGAGGAAGAACAAATCGCAGGGGAAAGGCAAG GATGGcaagaagaacaagaccaagGAAGACGCTAAGATGAGCAAGACTCAGCTGAAAAAGCTGCAGAAATTGGAG gaggacaaacaaaagaaggCGCTGCAAGCTCAAAGCATCGAGACTTTGCA GAAGCACAGGATCGCCGATGATGCATATTCCCTGCTGCACACTTCGGGGTCTATTGGTCAA GCTGTCACTACGAAAGAAAAACGTAGGCGTGCCATGCAGTTATCAAAGGCTGGTTTGGATGTCCCTGAAGAACTTTCGCTATTTAAGAAAAACACTGATCAGAAAGAAGTTGCAGTTCCTGAAAAAAGTGAAGCTGCGCAGGAAACTTTCCCCGTGAAGTTTGTTGAGGCCGCGAAACCTTATCATCCTGGTAGTGAACCTAAGAACCATGAGAGTGATGCAGTGAAGCCTAACATGGGTATCGGCCTTAGCATTCTGAAACAGAAAactgaagaagttaatgatgatgctgACATTTTGACGCACCAGAGCATTCTGGAACAAAAAACTGAAGagattaatgatgatgatgacatttCGGTACATCAGACAGTTCGTTCATCTGTGCCAAGTTGCTCTGATGAAGAGACTGATTTGCAG GATAAAGAGCCACAACAAGGTGAAGCCGCTGTACAGGAGTGCTTCAATCCTCCCATTGTTGTGCATGTGTCAAGACCACATGAGGTTGAGAAGGCGAGAAGGGATCTCCCAATAATAATGATGGAGCAGGAAATAATGGAAGCTATCTATGAAAATTCAGTGGTAATTCTGTGCGGAGAAACAGGCTGTGGTAAAACTACTCAGGTCCCTCAG TTCTTATATGAAGCCGGCTTTGGCACAAGCAATCGAGCTGATAGAAAAGGGATGATTGGTATCACCCAGCCACGGCGTGTTGCTGTTCTTGCCACATCCAAGAGGGTATCTTATGAGTTAGGACTTAAGCTAGGAAAGGAGGTTGGTTTTCAAGTTAGACATGACAAGAAGGTGGGAAATAAATGCTCCATCAAGTTCATGACAGATGGCATTTTGCTACGAGAGGTCCAG AGTGACTTTCTGTTGAAGCAGTATTCAGTGATCATCTTGGATGAGGCACATGAAAGGAGTTTGAACACAGATATACTTATTGGGATGCTTTCTAGAGTTATAAAGGCACGCAAG TTTGTGTATGCAGACCAACAGAAACAAATACGCTCTGGGATGAAGATTGATCCAGCAGATATGGTTAGTCAGTTGAAAGTGGTGCTGATGAGTGCTACCTTGCAATTAAAGGACTTTATTTCAAACAGAAGATTGTTTGATGTGATTCCACCAGCTGTAGAGGTGCCTACACGACAATTTCCAGTAACAGTTCACTTCGCAAAGAGAACACATGATGATTATTTAGCGCAAGCTTataagaaagttttgtcgatccacaAGAGTCTACCACCAGGTGGAATCCTTGTATTTGTTACTGGACAACGAGAAGTGGATTATCTATGTAAGAAATTGCAAAGAGCATCCAGGCGGCAAATTGGTAAGAAACCTGAAATGGTTGGAGATGAGTATGGTTCAAGACCAGAAATAGACGAGAAGGAAATTTTTGAAGCATATGATATTGATAGAACTGAACCTGGGCATCAAGACGGCATATTTTCCTCATATGGTGAAGATGAAATGGATGATGAGCTAAATGTCTCttcttctgatgctgaaacagagAGTGAGATGGACACTGACAGTGATGAGGAGGATTCTGTTGCACATGAAACGACTGAAGAAGATGGACCAGTGTTATCATTTTTAAAAGGTGCTGAGAGTTCATCTGTACTGAAGGCATCCTTTAAAGCTATATCAGGACAACAAGAAACTGCTGAGGAAGCAAGCAATGCTACAATTTCAGAAAAGCCTACATCTGCTTCGCGTGCTAGGCTCCGTGTTTTACCACTTTATGCAATGCTACCAGCTTCGCAGCAGCTTAGAGTATTCCATGATATTCCCGAAGGGGAAAGATTAGTTGTTGTGGCAACTAATGTTGCAGAAACATCTTTAACGATTCCTGGCATAACATATGTGGTCGATACtggaaaagaaaaggttaagaactATGACCATGCCACGGGGATGGCAAGTTATGAAGTACAGTGGATAAGCAAGGCATCAGCATCCCAACGTGCTGGGAGAGCTGGAAGAACTGGGCCTGGGCATTGTTACCGTCTCTACTCAGGTGCAGCATACAGTAAAGATGATTTATTTCCTGAATTCACTGAGCCAGAGATCAAGAAAATGCCAGTTGATGGCATTGTGCTTATGCTCAAGTCTATGAATATTGATAAG GTTGAAAACTTTCCTTTCCCTACGCCTCCTAACAAGGAAAGTTTGGTTGAAGCTCAGCGTTGCTTGAAGATATTGGAAGCAGTTGACAACCAAGAAAAACTTACGTCAATGGGAAAGGCTATGGCGCAATACCCAATGAGCCCACGACATTCTCGTCTTCTTCTGACAATAATTAAAATGTTGAAGAGTCAGGAAGGATGTGCTAGATCTAACCTCATATTGGGATATGCAACTGCTGCTGCATCAGCTTTAAGTTATAGCAATCCTTTTCAAGTTCAGGGCAACACTGATAGAGAAACAAATGAAGATGGCCCTGATCCAGAACATAAGGATCGGCATGAAAGGAAGAGTCAGAAGAAGCTCAAGGCCATGGTTCGAGAAGCACGGAAAGATTTTTCCATCCCTAGCAGTGATGCTTTAACCATTTCCCATGCTTTACGGTCATTTGAGTGTTCTAGGAACCGAGTGGAGTTCTGCAGAGACTACTCGCTTCACCTGAAAACAATGGAAGAGATGTCGAAATTGAGAATGCAGCTTCTTCGATTAATATTTAACCATAgcaaattttgtgatgaatttGCTTGGAATTTTGGAGGGTCTCAAGATGTTGAACAGGCCTGGGGTAGTGAAACCAACAAAAAGCCAACACTAAATGAGGAGGAAATTCTGGGGCAAGGAATATGTGCTGGGTGGGCTGATAGGGTTGCAAAGAAGATCAACACTTTCTCTGGATTGTCCAAAGAGGATCGAAAGGTTCGAGCTGCACGTTATCAATCTTGCGCTCTCAATGATATAATATATCTAAACCGATCATCTTCTGTTGCCCAAATTCCACCAGACTATGTAGTTTACTCCGAACTACTAAATACAAAGAGATCATACATGTATGGTGTGACCAGTGTAAAGTCAGGATGGCTTTTGAAATATGCTAGTTCTCTCTGCACCTTCTCAGCACCGCTGGAGGATCCAAAGCCCTACTATGAGCCTCAGAATGACCAGGTCTACTGTTATGTCAGTCCCATCTTTTCTCGACATAATTGGCAGCTTCCACTGCACAGTTTACCCATCAAAGATTCCACCTGTCGGGTGCAGATATTTGCATGGGCTTTGCTTAAAGGGGATGTCTTGCCATGTCTAAGGGTGGTTCAAAAGTTCCTGGCTCTGTCACCATCTGTTGTCCTGGGGCCTGCCAGCCAAAGAAGAGTTGGAGATCTTCTTAGCAGGATGAGTAAAAAGACGATATATAGCCGGGCAGCATTAAGAGATGCATGGAATACTGACCCAGATTTTCTTtatcccgagattcaggcgtggATCCAGGATAAATATCAGAGCCAGCTTGGAGCAATATGGGAACAAATGCACCAAGAAGTTCGCCTCGAGGGGCGTGAACTTTTCCCGAAGAGGTTCAAGAAAGTTAAAGCATGA
- the LOC123401908 gene encoding nicastrin codes for MAAGSAAPLLGAVACAVLVLLAPAVSGDAATLESVPDLVKAMYVNIESFPCVRLLNLSGEIGCSNPGHGLVIAPIVRFKNSNDQLAEPSAVLLPLDQMPAFFLRVSNDPELYHKVAGVLVESNGDKLLELSPDRKFPQGDFAPYSNVSHDWNPAGSGIMWNRYDFPAFLLSEESTQTLRKIADKNEKSNNGYQANVAEFDLVMQTTKAETHGSEACLKEQSCLPLGGQSVWASLPPMSNASKEHQKPIIMVVASQDSASFFRDRSLGADSPISGLIALLTAVDALSHLHDLGKLKKQLVFAAFDGEAWGYLGSRKFLQELDEGDDSVNGINSSMIEQVLEIGSVGKGISQGDTLFYAHASRNSSISKKILDGLQSGSDSLGSDNVKVKPAASSNPGVPPSSLMSFMRKNTSTSGVVLEDFDSQFSNKFYHSHLDSPANINSSSIAAAAALVARSLYILATADMPVDLMTLNTIKVNVTLVEELIGCLLTCDPGLSCDIVKSFISPSNTCPSHYVGVFQDSPSSTQSPAYADDTSRFIWNFLADRTSTLAGNVSSCTGQCSNESEVCVGGEVEGGGRCVVSTTRYVPAYSTRLKFEDNAWHVLPANSSDPMGAADPIWTESYWNTIGLRVYAVQSTTSDRLILLAGLAVTAASYLGVVVGRGYISKMTKRD; via the exons ATGGCGGCCGGCTCCGCGGCTCCCCTCCTCGGGGCCGTCGCCTGCGCCGTACTCGTGCTCCTCGCCCCCGCCGTCTCCG GAGATGCTGCTACACTGGAGTCTGTTCCAGATCTTGTGAAGGCAATGTATGTAAACATTGAAAGCTTCCCTTGTGTGAGGCTGCTGAATCTTTCTGGTGAAATCGGCTGCTCTA ATCCTGGGCATGGCCTGGTTATTGCACCGATTGTAAGATTCAAAAACAGCAATGACCAGTTGGCTGAACCGTCTGCAGTTCTTCTTCCCTTAGATCAGATGCCAGCTTTCTTTCTGAG GGTATCCAATGATCCAGAACTTTACCATAAGGTTGCCGGTGTACTAGTTGAATCAAATGGTGACAAGTTACTAG AGTTATCACCGGATAGAAAATTTCCACAAGGGGATTTTGCACCATACTCAAATGTCAGCCATGATTGGAATCCTGCT GGGTCTGGTATTATGTGGAACAGATATGATTTTCCCGCGTTTCTACTTTCAGAGGAGAGCACACAGACTCTGCGAAAG ATTGCAGACAAGAATGAGAAGTCTAACAATGGATATCAAGCAAATGTAGCAGAATTTGACCTTGTTATGCAG ACAACTAAAGCTGAAACACATGGTTCAGAGGCCTGCCTCAAAGAGCAGTCGTGCTTGCCCTTAGGAGGACAGAG TGTATGGGCTTCGTTACCACCAATGAGCAATGCATCAAAAGAGCATCAGAAACCAATAATAATGGTTGTTGCATCCCAGGATTCTGCATCATTCTTTAGGGACCGTAGTTTGGGTGCTGATTCTCCCATATCA GGATTGATTGCTTTGCTCACTGCTGTTGATGCTCTTTCTCACCTTCATGATCTAGGCAAACTCAAGAAACAG CTTGTGTTTGCTGCTTTTGATGGTGAAGCATGGGGTTATCTTGGTAGCAGAAAATTCTTACAAGAACTGGATGAAGGTGATGATTCTGTGAATGGCATTAACAGCTCAATGATTGAGCAG GTACTGGAGATTGGTTCGGTTGGCaagggcataagccaaggggatacATTATTTTATGCACATGCTTCAAGG AATTCATCAATTTCAAAGAAGATTTTAGATGGTCTCCAAAGTGGCAGTGATTCACTTGGCTCTGATAATGTCAAAGTAAAACCAGCAGCTTCATCAAACCCTGGTGTACCACCATCTTCATtgatgtcattcatgagaaag AATACATCAACTTCTGGGGTTGTGTTAGAGGACTTTGATTCCCAGTTCTCCAATAAATTTTATCACAGCCATTTGGATAGCCCTG CAAACATCAATTCTTCATCAATAGCGGCAGCTGCTGCTTTGGTTGCCAGGTCGTTGTACATTCTTGCTACTGCTGATATGCCCGTCGACCTCATGACACTGAACACTATAAAAGTGAATGTTACACTGGTAGAAGAATTGATTGGATGTCTACTGACCTGTGATCCCGGTCTTTCCTGTGATATCGTGAAGAGCTTCATTTCCCCAAGCAATACCTGCCCGAGTCACTATGTTGGTGTTTTCCAGGATTCACCTTCTAGCACGCAATCTCCTGCATATGCAGATGATACCTCACGGTTCATATGGAACTTCTTGGCAGACAGAACTTCTACTTTGGCAGGCAACGTAAGCTCTTGTACTGGACAGTGCAGCAATGAAAGTGAAGTGTGCGTGGGGGGAGAAGTGGAGGGTGGAGGCCGGTGTGTTGTATCGACAACCAG GTATGTCCCTGCCTATTCGACCAGGCTGAAGTTCGAGGACAATGCCTGGCACGTTCTTCCGGCAAACTCTTCGGACCCTATGGGTGCTGCGGACCCCATATGGACCGAGAGCTACTGGAACACCATAGGCCTGAGAGTCTACGCGGTGCAGTCCACGACCTCCGATAGGCTCATCCTTCTCGCCGGGCTCGCCGTCACCGCGGCATCCTACCTCGGGGTGGTCGTCGGCAGAGGGTACATCTCGAAGATGACGAAGCGGGACTGA